ACCAAAGAGATGGGAACAGTATGGCATGTGTCCGAAATCATAAATGAAGGAGCACAGATTGTGGGAAATGCAGTGAACACATAAAGAAACCAATTGCCTTAGACCTTGAATTCATACTGAACACTGAACTTCCCTGATGAGAGGGGGTACGGACAGGGTGAAGAGCATTACCCAGAACTGCAGGGGCACAAAGATCCCTGGGACTACATCATGCAGACATAGCTCAGAGAAAATGTGCACCCTCAGGAGCCACAAGGTGCCTACTTGTTGTTAACATATTTGTGATCTGTGGTGGAGAGCTGAGCAAGTAAGCCCTCAGACAAGACCCACTCAGTGGAAAGAAGTGTGCTGGGCAGTGTGAGGGATCTGAACATTTGTGATGGTAGCTGTAGTTATAACAAGGCAAGGTTCTAGCCTTCGGGAAGCTGGGAGTCTTCTTATAGAGATAAGGCGGGCACAAATGCAGAAAAATGGAAAGGCACGATAATCAATAATATACTGTTAAGGACTGTTAGAAAGTTCAGACCTATCCTACAACATTCAGGTACAAgaaacatttccttatttttctataGAAAACTAAACCCAAGGCCCCTATCACTAAGTTAGCAAGAAATTTTGTCAAGTTTTAgggctcccttcccctccctagACTTATACAAGACTCATAAAATCTAGGGATCAGTCAGATCCTCAGTCTTTAATGGTCTTCATCATCAACATTACTTGTCCACCTGACAAAGATGCCATTTGGCTGGTACGTCTGACTGCCCGGTACTACTGTGTTAGTTGGGTTTAGACACACGCTTCACAATGGTCCTCTCTGTTGAGCAAGGGCCCAGCCCAAGAGCATCACTGTTCTTCTCAGCTGGGTGTCTTTTTATGTCCAGTCTCCAAAAGTGTGCCAAGCAATCACCCCAACTGGAGTCGTGTACAAGCAGAGACCTCAAACCTTGGCACCTTCCTCATTTGAGGAGAAGTtgattctttctctcctctgtcaGGCCACCTCAGTCTAAATCCAAAGCACCCATGTCCCCCTCCTCACCCAGAAAGGGCCCAGCTTCATTCCCCATAGAGGACCTAGATTCAAAAAACAAAGCCTTCTCTCTTGAGCCTTTGTTTTTAGGGCTTAACTTCTGATTTGGGTTCTAAAGTCACAAGTCCCTGGAGTAAGGGAGCCCAGAATGGTATGGAAGGTTTGGTCTTTCTTAATCACCTTATTATTATGAAAGTCTTCTAATTCCatggggaaaaaacagaaattaatgtTTTAGTTTATTACCTCACCCATCAGTGGGAACTAGTTAAAGAGAAAACTCAGGATGGAGTTCAGTATCAAAGAAGGCTCCACAGAGAAGGAAGAACTTTGAATAGGGTTCTCAAATGGTACATAAGATTTGGTAAAGTAGAGGAAGCACAAGAATCTCAGAACTCAGGACAAATTCAGCAGGAGAAGAGAACCAAGAATGAATGCAACACATCAAGAGATGGCAAAATGTCCAACTTCTTAGATTAATGCAGAgattttatttggggaaaaatgagaaaataagatcAAATCAAATTGGCAAAGTAAGTCAAGATAATTAGAATGTTACCTATAGCAATAGAAGACTCTTACAGCTTAATatcttttttcctgtaatatttaaataatataataaaatattatataagagTATACATcaagaatatactaaaaataaaataaaaatacaataccttACTCCTAATGAGAATAATTACGAAGTATGCCTTCCACTTCACTTACTTACCAGTGTGCTTCCCAAGGTTTTAAGTTCTGACAACAATTAGACTCTTCTTCATCTCAGCATGAGCCAAAAAGGAACTTacatcttattttttcttaaggAAATCCTGTGCCTGCTTCTATAATGGATCACCCTAGGTGGGCTGTTGAGATGTAGTTTCTGCTACTTTCTTAAACTGGCCCACATCAAATCACCTCTGTGCTTCTATCTTAACCAGTCATCCAGCAAAACAAATTTACCTTTTTCCTTGGCTTTTCCTTGTTACTTTGAGATAGAAGGCCTTCGTTCCTCAGTAGGAATCTACAGTCTATCATGGCTCAAGTCCACACTTTCCATAGAGAAAGAGTTTAGCCCCCTCCTACCAACAAACAGCTATGCTTAAAAACCAGCTGTCACAATGGAagcaacttattttttttccagggaGACACAAGCAAAGAGATCATTTGAGCATGAATCTGAAGATATACTTCAAAAGCAGTTTCAGAACAGTAAGCAACAGAAGAGGTTCTGTGAATTGGGAAGCTCCGTGATTAGtcaaaaagctttttttaaatgacactatAGGGTTCTGTTTTCTCACTTATTGAAGTTCAGACAAAAGTTTTCCCAAAgtcaaaaaattaatttcttaccTAACTATACTTCATCACCAGTTGATATTTTCCAAAGGAATGCCATTCCTGGGAGTTATGCTGGATCTTTGAACTCACTGaagttaaaattttgtttttcctttaaaaaataagtatatgatGATTCAGAGATCAAAAGGTGAACAGGTTAGTAAGTAAAAAGATGCTTGTTTTTTTTGCTTGgttgggtgtttgtttttttcttggctgcacagggtctttgttgctgcgtgcgggctttccttagttgtggcgagtgggggctactcttcgttgcagtgtgcgggtttctcattacagtggcttctcttgttgcagagcacgggctctaggcacacgggcttccgtagttgtggctcacgggctctagagcacaggctcagtagtggtggctcacagacttagttgctctgcagcacgtgggatcttcccggaccagggctcgagcccgtgtcccctgcattggaagggggattcttaaccactgcgccaccagggaagcccagaaagatgcttgtttttatataaacactgttttaagtgtatagtttcttctcaagaaaaataaaagacctaaTTTATTAACTGTTCTTTTGAATATATGGGCCCTTCTTTAAGGCCTATCCAAAGCAAGTTCAAACTGCATCCTTTGTGAATTTAAGTAgatcattttgttcatttttttagcCCACCCACGGATGCAGTATCTCTGTGTTTTTGTTCCCCAGATTTAGTGAACAAAGGAAAAGGTTACAATAGGGCAGCAGCTAAATTTGTAAGGAAAgagctttaggaaaaaaaaaaaaaatcaaactcctaAAAGGTGTCTCAAAAGGTTTACAGTATAAGAGGATTTAAAGGCATCAACCTcagatttcattgatttttctccttagtCCCAGCAGGTCCTCCCTCTTCAAGAAGAAGCCATTTCATTTCAGCTTTGGAATGAGGGCATAGGTGTCTTTCAGAATGTTGTCTAGGATTATAGCTATCCATTGCCTTTGTTCACAGCCTTAAAACTTAGCTTTCACAAGCTGTACTGTAAGAGAGTAAAGGTGTTTGAACTTTCAGTGTTTTAGTCCACTGGAATCAGATGCTCAAAGTATATAAATTCATAAAGTATGGGGCTTGATAATACCCCAAAATGAAGTGTTAACTTATGTTTAGAATTGGTTCCATAAAGTTGATGTACAATTATTTGTTGATTAATTGTTTGATAATATCCTCACCTCATAGCTAAAAGGATTTAAGTTAGCTTAAAAGAATATTCAATACattaataaataggaaaatatatttatctatagctataaaaaggaaatcagagtAGAAGTAAAATAAGGAATTGAATGAGGTCGAGGATAAATTTTACGTAGAAAAGCATACCATAAGTCCTATATAGTTGCTAAGATGTGGCCTAatatttttttactctttcaagtaaaattttaatgtttatttgtcACAAAACTCATTTATTCATACAACTATAATGCTGACACTGGTCCCTTTATTGAGTTTACAATTATATAAgtatatgaaatacatatatgtaatacacattttgaaataattttttatacagtatttaaaagttgctttccatttacagtcattacaaaatactggctatattcccagtGTTGTACGATAcgtccttgagcctatcttacacccaatagtttgtaccttccactcccccaccctctacattgcccctcccccccactggtaaccactagtttgttctctacatctgtgaatctgcttcttttctgttacattcactagcttgttgtattttttagattctacatataagtgatatcatactgtatttatctttctctgtctgacttatttcacttaacataatgccctccaagtccatccatgttactgcaaatggcgaaattttcttctttttaatggctgagtagtaccctattgtatatatatatatattgataccACTACATATTCTTCTTAAGGACGCTTAAATACTTAAAATGTGCTCCAGAATGGATGAAAGTTCATTAAATGTATGAATTACATATATGAATGAAAATTCAAGTAATATAAAAGACATAACCAACCATAATATTGAGATCCTTAATAGAAAAGCATTAGTAATTTTAATATCTCTGTCTACCTGAAATAATAAGCAGTGACTATAAAAGTACATACAGGGTGCTCCCAGCTTTCATTGGTCGTGTATTCCTGAAAATATGTTTGAAAGTCAAATTTCTGAAAGTTGAAGAATTGATTTATGTTTTAGGAGAAGAATTCTGTtactgatgattaaaaaaaaagaaaatgatgaaatcaCTAATGGTTCCTATAGCACAGGCTTAAGACAATCTAGAAGATAGGGGAGAACTCTCATTGGGAGATGGCCCAAAGCATCCCCCTTATCACCAGGAATGGAGAAGTAAAGCAGCGCACCTCTCATTGTTGTAAACTGATGACCTTCCCGTAGTTCGCCTGCAGGGGCAATGAGAGCTGGGATATGCTAGGTGTTTGGAACCACAGTAGGAGAAAGAGGTCTTGGTCTGCCTACCACCTTTTACTTGCATAAGTGATTTCCCCAGAGCCACCCTCCAAAGACTGTGGAGATGCCAGTGAGATAGAATGAGCGGGTAGAGACATGCAGGACCATCTGCTGTAGTTGGTGGAAGCTGTGAGCAAGCGATCCCTAACCTCCTGTGGTGCAGAGGCTCAGCAGGTATCCCCTCGATATGTAGGTGAAGTATATACATGACTGAGGTCTTGCCCCTGGCAGGGCAACAGATGTCAATTTGGGGAGGAAGAGGCCTGAGTTGCCACATGCTTCCCAGCTTTCTCCAGCAAGAACTGGCTCTTTCCCAGTGGGACCAGCTTGGTAGGTAGCACCAAAATGTGAGAGTTTAACATCATCATTAATCACCTGATATATGAAAGAGCAACTTCAGCATGCTATCAAAGCACAATCTGGGAGAGGGTGTGATAAGAGGCTGGCTTGTGGAGGCCTGGCCACCTGGCCCTATTTCATGTGCTGACCCACTTAGCGCACGTGAGCCTGGTGGCCCAGATTGAAAGCTCAAGTGCTCTTCAGCCCTGACATTTGACTTCGGCCTATTGACTTGACCAAAATTCATCTTGGTTTTAATTTGAGAGCTGGTGTTTCTTTCCAAGCCACAGAGACTTCCAATTCCCATCTCCCTATACAACACCTCACCCTTGCACTAGTCTCATTTTATATATCCGGGCTGAGAAAGGACTGGATTTCACACCTAATTAAAAGAGATTGTATTGCCTGCTGTTTCCTTTCTTGTTCCTTTTCCCTTGTGCACAGGCAGCTTTTTTATTCTCATGCTAAGTCCTATCCCTGGACACCCGCCGTTTCAGGGACAGGCAGAGCCTGGGTTCCTACAGCACAGAGAGCCAGGCCCTGCATCAGTTATTTCACCACAAGCAGAATACCCCTCCAGGACTCGCTCCTGCCTCAGCCTCATCCATATTGGGCTCACTCACAGAACACGATCACTTAGAATACATGATCACTTTCAGGAGTAGAATTCCTTGTGTGTTCTAGTGAATGCCGTCACAGGCTGACTCTACATTTTTACTCTAGTGGAGAGAAGGTAGGTtactattttaaaacacacagagaactatttttatcacttttttcaTTTTGCCCCATCAGTTCTTTGTTCACACCACTGTGGGgtttttgggggaggggagggtgatgTGGCATCCCCAGACACACAAAATCTTTGTAAAGTTGTATGGTTTTGTagatgaggggttttttttgttttgttttgttttgttttgtttttttgaatagCCCAATTGCCTATTCAGTGCCAATCTAAGAAAGAATGGAGTTAACATTTTCACACCATTCCTTCCTATACAGTCTCTGAATAACCATCTAATCAAGGTTTGTTTTCAATGGGGAACAAATCTTCTACAGTAGAGTATTTCAGATTTATTCCGTTGGAATCTATACATTAATGCCCACTGGATGAAAAGGACCTGTTTCACAAAAGCCTGGACATTGCCTTGCCGTGGCAGAAACTTTTTCCCACTGTGTTAgtgttaaaaatgaaagaaagcctGGGAAAGGACTTGCTTCAGCATTGTGTGCTGGAGGGACGAGGCATGCTTGAATGGACCGGCAGGGTCCCCCATCACATCTGTACACATATCAGCAAAACGATTCAGCCTTTCACGGCTGCTCACTGCAGTACAGGACCAGTGCTCTTGGAGAAACGTTTAAAAATTGTGTCTACAAAAATCCAGCTAGGCTAGTCAGGTCAAGTTGTATATGTGTGCAGGTTTGAGTTTGTTTCTGTGGTTTATAATGAAGTTGGTAACAACATTACTGCAATAACCATAACTCAGAATATTTAGCGATTTTTGTTGTGATTATCTCCATAGGGTTACCTGATTATTTAGATAGACTTGACCAGTTCAGTCCAACAAGCAGCTGGAATTTTCTTCttgagactctgtgtgtgtgtgtgtgtgtgtgtgtgtgtgtgtgtgtgtgtgtgtatgaatgtgtgtaATGTAATGATAGCTCTTGTTGTTGACCATTTCCAACTCTAAAGCAACCTCCATCATCACTTTCAGcgtctttatcttttcttctacGTCCTGAGAATTAGGATGGCCCTCAGTCTTTGGACAATCCAAGTTTCATTCATCAGCAATCCAGTATCATGTGATAAAAAGAGTAtcaaggggcatgggttctaatcccacccctgccacttactagctgtgtaaaacattgggcaagtcatttagaTACTTTGAAAGCCTCGACTTCCTCTTACATCAAATAGTAATAATAGGACCTGTCCTGAAAACATATAGGATTATTATAAGGAGTAAATGGGATGATACATGTGAAAGAGTTTGTACACTGTAAAACGCTACATGGTCATTAATTATTATGATAATTGTGATTGAGCTTCTTCCCAGAACTATCCGAAAGAAGACAACTCTTTGTAATGTATGATAACTCTAGTGATATAACTGCAAGTGGTGCTATGAGCAATTCTGTGTTTCAAGAGTGTTTTCACctgtgtggaaaaaaaattttttaataagccCATCCTACTCAGATATGGTGATTTTATCAGAGACTCAACCAGTTTTAGTACTTACCATTTTACTTAAATGATGGAGATCTTGGTGATAGTAAAactgtatatagaaaactctacATTTTAGTGCCAGGCCTCACTTTTATCTCTTGCACTGTTCCATTTATAAACTtcaaaaaatgttctttattagATGACTGAGGCTATGTTGAAGCCCCAAGGCCTAGAAACATGAACAGCATGCTAATTTATGGATAGGTATAGAAGTAGCTGGAGAGCATACTGGACAAACCTTTTCACACAGCTTTACAGCAGACCGTGGACACCTAAGGGccagacttcattcaggggcaaAGAATGCAATACAGTGAAGCAGATAAGAGTGTGAACTCTAGAACCAGACTGCCTGTGTTCAAATGCCAGCTCGACCACCAATTGCCTACATGGCCTTGAGTGGATTTCCTAATTTCtgtggcttcagtttcctcatctgaggtatggggataataatactaccgacatcatagggttgttgtgaggattcaatgaaatgATATACATAAAGTAGTTAGAACTTGACACATAGTAAGCTCTTGAAAAGTGTTTGATCTTGTTATTATTGCAGTACACATGCATCAGGGATTCAGCAAGACGTTGGAATTTGGTCTGTTGACTGATTTCCTGAATTTTCCTTCCTAGGTTATTGGGCCCTTCCTCTGGTGTCATGTTTTGTATTAACACAGCTATAGAAGATTCATCATGATTCCTTACCCTGACAAAGAcaatttgttttatataaaagaaaaaaaatagaaacagtagcataatgaaatattttaggcACATAACAGACCAAATGGAAGTCGGAATGAGAAGGAATTCTCTTATGTAAAAATTTGCACAAATCCTATCACTGAAAGAGAACGTAGGGCGCATAGGCATTTACTAAGTTAAGTGGATATATGTGAGGCTGACTAAATGTAAAGTTGAGAGCAAAGGAAATgaattagtatataagaatgagGTCATATCCACTGAGCTCAGACAGCATGAGGAGGTAGGGCGTAGCAAGGTAGAAAATCTAGTTGAGCTTAGACTTCCCTGAGCCGGCCCTCTCTCCTAGGGCAGAGGAGAAAGAACGTGAGGAGGTGGACATTCCTCTGTGTGTAGGCCATTACCTCTGGGTTACTTCTAACAAGATATAAGGATCTGGGTCACAGCCAACAATCCACACTTGGGTCACCTGGTTTTGAAAGCCTACTTACTTGGCCTCCCTCAAGCTGATCGTTCAGTTGTGAAGGCAAGAATGGGGAATCTGACTGAAGAATGGTTTGGAGAGAGGGATTCTTTAGAGAGGTAAAGTAGAAAAATAGGAAAGCCCTAAAACTCAGTGTTATAGACACCTGTTATCCTTCTCAATCTGGGGTCTAGATGTCACCAATATTATCCCTTGCCTGCACAGCCTGGGGTATATGGGTGGCAATAGGTCAGGCTTATCCACATCCTCCACATAGCTGACTGCTACCTTCCTACTGGGAGCTGTTTGATACCTCCCTCTAGCAAGCACAGAGAGCACCCAATTCCTGGGTGATCGTACATCCCACTCAGGGTTTACTACTGCTGTCCTGACCTAATTATCAACAGCgctccctttcactctcaaaagtgccCAGTTTGAATGGCAAATATGGTCACCTAGTGTACTCCAGTCTCCCAGGTCAACACTGCCATCTTTGACctgtttaatatttcttcttcagtAAGCCTCAGAAAATTCAGACAACCACCACATCACAGACAGCCACCCTTAGAAAGTACTCAAACAGGTTGTGAGAGATGATGAGAAAAATGCGTAGACACAGAAAGCAGTGGGCAAGTGCCCCTTTAGCCAGCAGATTGCATTCTGGAGGCTGTCCCTCAACTGGAAAACATGGTCGCAGCTGTTGGGTGGATATCTTAGACTGGGTTCAATTTTCCAAGAATTTTTGCATACCTCACATGGATTTGGGGAATGTGTGGTATAAATTAATAGGAAAGGAATTTAACTATAAGTATTTTTGCTGTCTATGAATAAAGTAAGAAAATTTGATAAGTTAAGGAAAATATAAGCTTTCTTAAAGGGCCTGCTTAAGCCTAAAGTGGAGGCAGAGTTTCATGAGAACAAGTCTTGCATTTGCCTTTCAGTCCCTCTTTGCTGAAGTTGTAGTATAGCAGGCAATGACCCATCTGTGTTTTAGGCTGCTCTGCTTCAACTGACAACCCTGGCTGAAGGTCCACGGGGTTAAAATGGATTCAATACACCAAAATAGCTGGAGCACTGCTGGAACAAAATTCAAGGCCTTGTTCCCATAGGACATCACACCCACAAGTTGACCCTTGTGCAAAGCCACAGGGCCTGCTTGTGTCTGcaaggggggcggggggtgcttCTAGGGGCCATGAGCATTGCCCACCTGAGACCTAGATGTTAGGGAGGCAGTCAGCTAGCTCTGACCCACGCCCTGTCTTGTGTCTCTTGCCGTGCAGGTGACATCAGTTGCAAGGGGATGACCGAGCGCATTCACAGCATCAACCTTCACAACTTCAGCAATTCCGTGCTCGAGACCCTCAACGAGCAGCGCAACCGTGGCCACTTCTGTGACGTGACGGTGCGCATCCACGGGAGCATGCTGCGCGCACACCGCTGCGTGCTGGCAGCCGGCAGCCCCTTCTTCCAGGACAAGCTGCTGCTGGGCTACAGCGACATTGAGATCCCGTCCGTGGTGTCGGTGCAGTCGGTGCAAAAGCTCATTGACTTCATGTACAGTGGCGTGCTGCGCGTCTCGCAGTCGGAAGCCCTGCAGATCCTGACGGCCGCCAGCATCCTGCAGATCAAAACGGTCATCGATGAGTGCACGCGCATCGTGTCGCAGAACGTGGGCGATGTGTTCCCGGGGATCCAGGACTCGGGCCAGGACACGCCACGGGGCACTCCCGAGTCGGGCACCTCGGGCCAGAGCAGCGACACCGAGTCGGGCTACCTGCAGAGCCACCCGCAGCACAGCGTGGACAGGATCTACTCGGCGCTCTATGCCTGCTCCATGCAGAATGGCAGCGGCGAGCGCTCCTTCTACAGCGGTGCGGTGGTCAGCCACCACGAGACGGCGCTCGGCCTGCCCCGCGACCACCATATGGAAGACCCCAGCTGGATCACGCGCATCCACGAGCGCTCACAGCAGATGGAGCGCTACCTGTCCACCACCCCCGAGACCACGCACTGCCGCAAACAGCCCCGGCCGGTGCGCATCCAGACCCTGGTGGGCAACATCCACATCAAGCAGGAGATGGAGGACGACTACGACTACTACGGGCAGCAAAGGGTGCAGATCCTGGAGCGCAATGAGTCCGAGGAGTGTACGGAAGACACCGACCAGGCCGAGGGCACCGAGAGTGAACCCAAGGGCGAAAGCTTCGACTCGGGCGTCAGCTCCTCCATAGGCACCGAACCCGACTCCGTGGAGCAGCAGTTCGGGCCTGGGGCGGCGCGGGACGGCCAGGCCGAATCCGCCCAACCTGAGCAGGCTGCGGAAGCCCCGGCTGAGGGCGCCCCGCAGCCGCACCAGCTAGAGACCGGTGCCTCCTCCCCGGAAAGGAGCAACGAGGTGGAGCTGGACAGCACGGTGATCACCGTAAGCAACAGCTCCGACAAGAGCGCCCTGCAGCAGCCTGCGGTCAACACGTCCATCGGGCAGCCACTGCCAAGTACCCAGCTCTACTTACGCCAGACGGAAACCCTCACCAGCAACTTGAGGATGCCTCTGACCTTAACCAGCAACACACAGGTCATTGGCACAGCCGGCAACACCTACCTGCCAGCCCTCTTCACCACCCAGCCCGCGGGCAGCGGCCCCAAGCCTTTCCTCTTCAGCCTGCCACAGCCCTTGGCAGGCCAGCAGACCCAGTTTGTGACAGTGTCCCAGCCCGGCCTGTCAACCTTTACTGCACAGCTGCCAGCGCCACAGCCCCTGGCCCCATCCGCCGGCCACAGCACAGCCAGTGGGCAGGGCGAAAAAAAGCCTTATGAGTGCACTCTCTGCAACAAGACTTTCACCGCCAAACAGAACTACGTCAAGCACATGTTCGTACACACAGGTGAGCGCAGGCCCCACCCCCCGGAGAGCTGgcagcagggggaggggctgagggggcTGGGGAAGTGGGGGGCAGGACAGCAGGGTGCAAGGGAAGGTACGGAGTCATCTTTCAGATTTTAAGGAAGACCCCATCTTCTAGAAGCCCCGACTATGCCCCCATCACAGGAACCAAGCGCCCTATCACCAAAAGACAAAGTCACAGAAACCCTTTGTGGAAAAGGGCCAAATGAGAAAACCTAATACAGAATTTGCAGGCACAACATTCCTTAACTTCACTGAACTTTGAAATATGTTTTTGATCCTCGATGGTTAGAACTGGAAAAGTCCTTGGAGATCATATACTCCAGTCACCTTGTGTTACAGACCAAAGTCATGTAGTCAGAGCAGGGATATGAGGGTTTTAGTCTGTAGTAAGTTTTATATGAACCATCAGCTCGAGGAGGCCACAGCAAGGCTGATGCAAGTGCAGGCTGCATTTATGGTCCCTGAAATGAGGAGGAGTGATAGACTTGCTCTGTTTTCTAGTGCTTGTTCTCTGTTTTCCACATCTAGATACCACAGTCAGTTCTGTGTACTCCCTTTTGAAAGGACGGTAGACTCACTGGGGCACACTCGGAGGAGTATGAGTAAGATGGAAAGGGACGTGAAGCCATGGCATATGAGTTGTTGCTG
This genomic window from Kogia breviceps isolate mKogBre1 chromosome 5, mKogBre1 haplotype 1, whole genome shotgun sequence contains:
- the ZBTB20 gene encoding zinc finger and BTB domain-containing protein 20 isoform X1 → MLERKKPKTAENQKASEENEITQPGGSSAKPGLPCLNFEAVLSPGPALIHSTHSLTNSHAHTGSSDCDISCKGMTERIHSINLHNFSNSVLETLNEQRNRGHFCDVTVRIHGSMLRAHRCVLAAGSPFFQDKLLLGYSDIEIPSVVSVQSVQKLIDFMYSGVLRVSQSEALQILTAASILQIKTVIDECTRIVSQNVGDVFPGIQDSGQDTPRGTPESGTSGQSSDTESGYLQSHPQHSVDRIYSALYACSMQNGSGERSFYSGAVVSHHETALGLPRDHHMEDPSWITRIHERSQQMERYLSTTPETTHCRKQPRPVRIQTLVGNIHIKQEMEDDYDYYGQQRVQILERNESEECTEDTDQAEGTESEPKGESFDSGVSSSIGTEPDSVEQQFGPGAARDGQAESAQPEQAAEAPAEGAPQPHQLETGASSPERSNEVELDSTVITVSNSSDKSALQQPAVNTSIGQPLPSTQLYLRQTETLTSNLRMPLTLTSNTQVIGTAGNTYLPALFTTQPAGSGPKPFLFSLPQPLAGQQTQFVTVSQPGLSTFTAQLPAPQPLAPSAGHSTASGQGEKKPYECTLCNKTFTAKQNYVKHMFVHTGEKPHQCSICWRSFSLKDYLIKHMVTHTGVRAYQCSICNKRFTQKSSLNVHMRLHRGEKSYECYICKKKFSHKTLLERHVALHSASNGTPPAGTPPGARAGPPGVVACTEGTTYVCSVCPAKFDQIEQFNDHMRMHVSDG
- the ZBTB20 gene encoding zinc finger and BTB domain-containing protein 20 isoform X2 — translated: MTERIHSINLHNFSNSVLETLNEQRNRGHFCDVTVRIHGSMLRAHRCVLAAGSPFFQDKLLLGYSDIEIPSVVSVQSVQKLIDFMYSGVLRVSQSEALQILTAASILQIKTVIDECTRIVSQNVGDVFPGIQDSGQDTPRGTPESGTSGQSSDTESGYLQSHPQHSVDRIYSALYACSMQNGSGERSFYSGAVVSHHETALGLPRDHHMEDPSWITRIHERSQQMERYLSTTPETTHCRKQPRPVRIQTLVGNIHIKQEMEDDYDYYGQQRVQILERNESEECTEDTDQAEGTESEPKGESFDSGVSSSIGTEPDSVEQQFGPGAARDGQAESAQPEQAAEAPAEGAPQPHQLETGASSPERSNEVELDSTVITVSNSSDKSALQQPAVNTSIGQPLPSTQLYLRQTETLTSNLRMPLTLTSNTQVIGTAGNTYLPALFTTQPAGSGPKPFLFSLPQPLAGQQTQFVTVSQPGLSTFTAQLPAPQPLAPSAGHSTASGQGEKKPYECTLCNKTFTAKQNYVKHMFVHTGEKPHQCSICWRSFSLKDYLIKHMVTHTGVRAYQCSICNKRFTQKSSLNVHMRLHRGEKSYECYICKKKFSHKTLLERHVALHSASNGTPPAGTPPGARAGPPGVVACTEGTTYVCSVCPAKFDQIEQFNDHMRMHVSDG